Below is a window of Mobula hypostoma chromosome X2, sMobHyp1.1, whole genome shotgun sequence DNA.
tacagttcccgtaccaggcagtgatgcagccagtcaggatgctctcaattgtgcccctgtagaaagttcttaggatttgggggcccataccaaacttcctcaaccgtctgaggtgaaagaggtgctgttgtgtgtttttcaccacacagccggtgtgcacagaccacgtgaggtcctcggtgatgtggatgccgaggagcTGAAAGTCAATGTGAATTACTTTAAGTGTGCACAAAGTACTTAAAGTGATTCACGTTTTTTTCCCCTCTATTACTGcatactgcattgtactgctgcacaaagacaacaaatttcatgatgtgtgctgttgatattaaacctgactcagatacaatgggagcaggcagttttcTGTTACCCTTGGCAGCGACCCTTCTCACCAACATCCGACCTTAAAACCAGCGTCATTTTACCCACATTCCTACAACCAGACACCCTTTCACCTCAGCTGATGGGAGGAGGTCAATCACGGTGACTAAATTAgagcagtttatttttttttaaatctcgcGGTACAGCGCAGAGGAGGTCTTTCCGTCTCTTTCAGCCGCGCCTCCCAGCAACCCCGATCTGGCccaaacctaatcacgggacaatttacgacGACCAATTGATCTACCCGGtgcgtccttggactgtgggaccGGCACTCCTggggggaaaacccacgcatccCGCGGGGAGGGCTGACAAACTTCTTACAAAATGGCGCCGGAGTTGACCTTTGAACTCCCCGAGCCGTAACGGCCCCGCGCTCTGCGCTACGCCACCAGGTTTCCTCCTTTCCTCAGCCCCTTTGACTCTTTTTGATCAGTGACCTACATTCAGAGGTACCTTGTAGAGTCGCCAGTTAACCTATGCGcgcacgcgcacgcacacacacaaacacaagatgctgggaggagcgtgtgtcgcttggatttccaagCGCCTGccgatttcctcttgtttgtgcttGAAATAGccttctctttcatactcacactttcttcaataccttcaagttagatattttttacaaaaatatttaagtaattttccttacgttttggaggctgacctgttagatactattatgagtatgaatcctttgattaggGGTTCTATAGGAAGAATttgtaatttattattacaatgggataagcgtcctttatctaagattaaacaggattgggaaaaggaacttaatttgacttttatgacggaggattggatgcgaaTATTGAAGCTGGTTAATTCTTCTTCAATTTGTAcgagccattcattgattcaatttaaaattgtacatcgttatcatttgacaaaggagagactttctaaaatctttcctaatgttgatagtcattgtgatagatataaaactgagatagctacactgacacatatgttttggtcttgttctatattggaactgttctggaagtcggttttttcaacaatttctaaagcacttaaaattaatctacaacctaataaaatAACAGTGctctttggaataattcctcaaaatattcacggtatctctgtgtctgaccaacatgttattgcatttgttacactgatagcgaggagggccattttgttgaagtggaaggatacatcagctcccactttgtcacaatggttctctcaagtgatgctatgtcttagtttggagaaaattagaagtcgaacctttgaacctttatttgattttgagaaaagatggggctcatttgctcattattatcatttgagttaattggtataatttttccacaatctaattgtaaattttttttagtatattttcttttcttgctggctgtttgatgtttatttttagaagctttttgtatgacgccgggctccggggttgtacatcTAATgcgttctttttttttctcacttttctgctcagtaggttttttttgttatcacaaaatttttttttcaatctttaagatagtgtttttttttgaggcattgtaagtgttgttacttcgatgtactcatgttatttttcctgtatataacaacaaaaagatttgaaaagaaagaaagtacTGGCCTacaggggccggctggtggtgcaacgacatTGGAACCGGACCCcgagagcggaggttcccgggttcgaaaccggtcgggtccgctcccgagcacGCTTCCCATCCGTGCCGGCTTGAGTGCccagatcgcaactcgacctcgtaaaataaaggggaaaaatACCGCAAAAACGTCtttgtgaggagtggcgcgccacacggtctctctctcgctccgcgccttgtaagaaccatgaaaaagacatcatcaccgacgcacgcacacgcacaggctcgcacgcacgcaggcgcatgccaaaaaaaaaagtgaCCTACAGATGTGCCTCTAGAAcgtgggagggaaaggagggcTCCCAGTTAAAACTGTTTCAACCAGGGGTCATTTTTAAAAGTAACAGAAGTACTTTCTTGAGTATCCATTGTTTCTCTTTGGACCAGCTCTGGGCTTTCAGTTTGATTTGCAGCCGTCTCATTTGGGATCATGGGGGTTGTTAAAACTCTCTTCCTTCTATACACCTTTATTCTATTTGGGATAATTGTTAATTATCACGATATTTTTCAAGGTCTTGTAGCCGTTGGCTCTGGGGACGATTGCTCGTCCGGACACCCAGGTTGTCCGATTGGCCCTGAATTCATACCAACTCCAGGGTGTATTTggggaggtgtggggtggggaggttgGCGTGCCAACGCCTCTTTGCTCGGCCGGCGTGGACCCCTGTCTGCTGAAACTCAGACCGAGTCCGTCTGTGCACCGTGATGACATGGCGAACGTGGACCGAAGGAATATACACAAGTACACTCCTCTTCCTGATCCTGAAAGCTTCAAGATTTATATAGTGCATGGGTATTACGACTACCATCACATCTTAGAAGATGATGTAAATGCCTCTGGACGGGGTGCTCCTTTCCATTGTATAAAATGAGTCATCTCTTGGTTCAGAATCCAAGGACACCATTCCAAACCAGCGTCTTCAGTTTCAGAGATGCAACAGCTATTAGTAAATCCTCAAAATGACTTTGTTGTGGATTCAATAGAATGGATTGGATCTTTTGAGATTTTGGGAATATTGACCTGCCTTGAAATTTCAGCTGGCAGTATGCTTATCCAGCGAAATGGTGATAAAGCTCTGGATCAACAAAACGCTTGCAACTCATTTCGTTTGAACAGGGAATTCCAGTTATaatttcctgaggaggctgaggtcctttaacatctgccggacgatgctgaggatgttctacgagtctgtggtggccagtgcgatcatgtttgctgttgtatgctggggcagcaggctgagggtagcagacaccaacagaatcaacaaattcatccgtaaggccagtgatgttgtggggatggaactggactctctgacggtggtgtctgaaaagaggatgctgtccaagttgcatgccatcttggacaatgtctcccatccactacataatgtactgggtgggcacaggagtacattcagccagagactcattccaccgagatgcagcacagagcgtcataggaagtcattcctgcctgtggccatcaaactttacaactcctcccttggagggtcagacaccctgagccaataggctggtcctggacttatttcctggcataatttacatattactaattaactatttatgtttctattactatttattatttatggtgcaactgtaacaaaaaccaatttcccccgggatcaataaagtatgactatgactatgactaatcgtTTATAACCTATAAACTATAGTTTATAAGAtgatatggtggaggattacaaatacctggggatacgaattgacaataaactggactggtctaagaacactgaggctgtctacaagaagggtcagagccgtctctatttcctgaggagactgaggtcctttaacatctgccggacgatgctgaggatgttctacgagtctgtggtggccagtgcgatcatgtttgctgttgtgtgctggggcagcaggctgggggtagcagacaccaacagaatcaacaaactcatttgtaagaccagtgatgttgtggggatggaactggactctctgacggttgcatgccatcttggacaatgtctcccatccactaggtaatatactgggtgggcacaggagtacattcagccagagactcattccactgggatataacacagagcgtcataggaagtcattcctgcctgtggccatcaaactttacaactcctcccttggagggtcagatacgctgagccaataggctggtcctggacttatttcctgccataattcatgtattactatttaactatttatggttttattactattcattatttatggagcaactgtaatgaaaaccaatttcccccgggatcaataaagtgtgactatgactatgtaaacCACAGGTTCAGGTTCCAgagtttaggaatcagtttatttggaacgatggtattaaaggcagagctgtaatcaatgacagggagccttacgtatgcgtctttattctccaggtgttctaaggaggaatgtagggccagagagatggcatctgccgttgaccttttgctctggtaggcgaattgcaaaccAAGCTCAGTTTCAAGGCAGGAACTACTTCACGGGTGGAGCTAAGGTTCAAACTTTAGTACCTCCATCCTGCAGCTCAACTAACCTCCTCACAGAACTTGTCATGATATTGCGCAGTTAAAAGTCAGGTTTGCTGCTTTAAATGCATTCAACCATTCTACTTAAATACGGGCTTTGTTCAATCAGGAAACGGTTACAAGGAAACCATCAGAAGCCGTACCGTAATTTGCCGATGCCAAGTATACTgcattccggttaattgggccgtCGGGGATGGGGGGTGGCCTCTTAATTGGGACAACTGTGAGGAAACAAAAACTGATTGAGAAAAACAAGCCAGGATTCCCCATCATTTGTCTGGGTCACGAAGGCACTGACGATCACCTCAAGGCGCTACGATGAAAGTAGAGGCTTGGCGGACGCAATTATCGATAACGTTGCACGAGGGCAGTCCGGGCACTTTGATCCTGTTCTTTCAGGAGTCAATCAcaggatgaattcctccgtcgatAACTATTTGGAACTAACACATAGTTTTACAGCACTGCAGTTGCATTGCAAATGTTCCAATTTAGCCTGCGTCCCACTTAAGTACACAATCTGCTGCTCAGTTTGTATCGTCTATACATTTTCAACCATTtgcatgaaacttcggctaagttgggccaaaatgtaccccACCGTGTCccagttaaccggaatccactgtatattctgACGCCATCTTTATCTGTAGCTATCATACGTCATGTAAGATTGACATCATAATCCTTGGAATCAACGCCTTTTTCTCCTGACGGGTCACAGTACGAAGATGTGTTATGAGAAGGGGGCTGATATGTACTTATTTCAGTTAATAGAACCAGGAAGGTGCTACATTGGATTGCATTACCTGCAAATAATATCTAAACAAGGCCACGCCTAGTTTTGTAATGTCAAGTTGTAAATAAACGTCCATCCttaagggaagtggggagaagagtcTTTCCTGTCTGATCACCTGGACTTTATACGAGAGTCCCTTTTTTTCTGTCGTACTTCACAACTGGAGTGAACTTTATTGTGGCGTACTCTGTCGCGTTTTCCTTCTGCCtcgctttgacctgtttgaccgTTCTCCGAGACCCCCGCTGAATCACCTGAATTTCGGCGTAATGGACGTCGGCCGGCTTCTTCTTGTTCACCGTCGCATAGACGGGTATGTCGGGGGCCACCTCGTCGTAGGCGTGGAAGTCTTCATGTGCCTGCGGTGCAGGAGTAACAGAGAAAGTGTGACGTTCaacactcccatcggggaggaggctacgtagcgtccacaccaggaccgtgagggGTCCCCCCcgccctgctcacggactgtccgtccctctcccctcggggaggaggctacgtagcgtccacaccaggaccgtgagggGTCCCCCCcgccctgctcacggactgtccgtccctctcccctcggggaggaggctacgtagcgtccacaccaggaccgtgagggGTCCCCCCtgccctgctcacggactgtccgtccctctcccctcggggaggaggctacgtagcgtccacaccaggaccgtgaaggatcccccccgccctgctcacggactgtccgtccctctcccctcggggaggaggctacgtagcacccacaccaggaccgtgaagggtcccacccaccctgctcacggactgtccgtcccactcccatcgaggaggaggctacgtagcgtccacaccaggaccgtgagggGTCCCCCCcgccctgctcacggactgtccgtcccactcccatcggggaggaggctacgtagcacccacaccaggacccaccagactcaaaaacagtgactttccctAAGCAgtgagtctgatcaacacctccacccactaacccacccctc
It encodes the following:
- the zgc:193711 gene encoding uncharacterized protein C11orf52 homolog; translated protein: MGNVLRRCAAVYGSQKRKSTKNSTGLNTGARESKHTQAHEDFHAYDEVAPDIPVYATVNKKKPADVHYAEIQVIQRGSRRTVKQVKARQKENATEYATIKFTPVVKYDRKKGTLV